A single window of Helicobacter macacae MIT 99-5501 DNA harbors:
- a CDS encoding DMT family transporter, which yields MLKLTRLSAWLMLFGAIGLEICGLSLLKVFEGNGTLGKALLIVLMNLSYFLMSLTLRQIAVGVAYATWEIVGGIGVLLVSFVFFDPILSTQQYFGIVIGFAGIICIILGEEHSEAHDNSITSEHTAGKPTPNATKEAVKSASGGMR from the coding sequence ATGCTAAAACTCACTCGCCTAAGCGCGTGGCTAATGCTTTTTGGGGCTATTGGCTTAGAGATATGCGGTCTTAGCCTGCTAAAAGTCTTTGAGGGCAATGGCACTCTTGGCAAGGCTTTGCTAATCGTGCTTATGAACCTCTCATACTTCCTTATGTCGCTTACCCTGCGCCAAATCGCGGTGGGCGTAGCTTATGCCACTTGGGAAATCGTAGGGGGCATAGGCGTGTTGCTCGTTAGCTTTGTGTTTTTTGACCCGATTTTAAGCACACAGCAGTATTTTGGCATTGTCATAGGATTTGCAGGGATTATCTGCATTATTTTAGGCGAGGAGCATAGTGAGGCGCACGATAATAGCATAACGAGCGAGCACACAGCAGGTAAACCCACGCCAAACGCGACTAAAGAAGCAGTCAAAAGCGCAAGTGGAGGGATGAGATGA
- a CDS encoding NTP/NDP exchange transporter, translated as MPKLKTYDNLMRLFSLKEGEFKLLILSFSFIFVLFSSYALLRPIRDALGLSGGDDELKWLFLGTFLATIASSLALMWLSTRIKRRFYIDFVLVFFGLNLLIFYTAMSLIEPQSNEFIWLCRIFYVWVSVFNLFVFSSAWSLLSDIFSKEASLRLFGIIAAGASLGSIAGSASVRYLVEHIGTSSFILASMILLCLALALKHAMISDIFKHAQVAHSRNPKTPETASQNPLERFDKTIGAKNPFVGFSLIAKSPYLLALCAFVLLLTAVSTFLYMEQMRIIKETFSSREERVAVFATIDLVVQSLSLFIQIFLTAKIAKFFSLSALLSALGFVVSIGFVVLCFTHPAFLPLAVVMSMRRVGEYALVKPGREMLFVPLSSDEKYKVKNFIDTVVYRGGDALSAQVESALFSLGISVVLLVGAGISFVWGILGVFLGRKYQQKDEQTS; from the coding sequence ATGCCAAAACTAAAAACTTATGATAATCTTATGCGACTTTTCAGCCTAAAAGAAGGCGAGTTCAAACTCCTAATCCTCTCTTTTAGCTTTATTTTTGTGCTTTTTAGCTCGTATGCCTTGCTTCGCCCTATCCGCGATGCGCTCGGGCTTAGTGGCGGAGATGATGAGCTAAAGTGGCTGTTTTTAGGCACTTTTTTGGCCACTATCGCTTCTTCACTCGCGCTTATGTGGCTTAGCACGCGCATAAAGAGGCGATTTTATATCGATTTTGTGTTGGTGTTTTTTGGGCTAAATCTGCTTATTTTTTATACTGCGATGAGCCTCATAGAGCCTCAAAGTAACGAGTTTATCTGGCTTTGTAGAATCTTTTATGTCTGGGTTAGTGTGTTTAATCTTTTTGTGTTCTCAAGCGCGTGGAGTTTGCTAAGCGATATTTTTAGCAAGGAGGCTTCCTTGCGACTTTTTGGGATTATCGCGGCGGGTGCGTCTTTAGGGAGTATCGCTGGCTCGGCAAGTGTGCGCTATCTAGTCGAGCATATCGGCACGAGTAGCTTTATCCTTGCTTCTATGATTTTGCTCTGCCTTGCCCTTGCGCTAAAGCACGCGATGATAAGCGACATTTTTAAGCACGCACAAGTTGCACATTCTAGAAATCCTAAAACCCCTGAAACCGCCTCCCAAAATCCGCTTGAGAGGTTTGATAAAACCATAGGTGCGAAAAACCCCTTTGTAGGATTTTCCCTCATCGCCAAATCGCCCTACTTACTCGCACTTTGCGCATTTGTGCTACTGCTTACCGCAGTTTCGACTTTTCTTTATATGGAGCAGATGCGCATCATCAAAGAGACATTTTCTAGCAGAGAGGAGCGTGTGGCGGTGTTTGCTACGATTGACTTAGTCGTGCAAAGCCTCTCACTCTTTATCCAAATCTTTCTCACAGCAAAAATCGCCAAATTCTTTAGCCTAAGCGCACTTCTTAGCGCACTTGGCTTTGTGGTAAGCATAGGCTTTGTGGTGCTGTGCTTTACCCACCCCGCGTTTTTGCCCTTAGCAGTGGTTATGAGTATGCGCCGCGTGGGCGAATACGCGCTAGTGAAACCGGGACGCGAAATGCTCTTTGTCCCGCTAAGCAGCGATGAGAAATACAAGGTAAAAAACTTCATAGACACGGTGGTGTATCGCGGTGGAGACGCGCTAAGCGCGCAAGTAGAGAGCGCGTTATTTAGTCTAGGCATAAGCGTGGTGCTTTTGGTGGGAGCTGGGATTAGCTTTGTGTGGGGGATTTTGGGAGTGTTTCTAGGGAGGAAATACCAACAAAAAGACGAACAAACAAGCTAG
- a CDS encoding DNA adenine methylase: MNEAKLIKSPLRYPGGKSRALKFLSQFLPKDIDEFREPFFGGGSLGLYVAQNHSKTKIYANDLNYELFCFWQSLQRDCAGLISGILKLKNRFAEGKELYKFILSRRNDELDELTRGIDFFILNRITFSGVVDSGGYSQKSYESRFTPSSIERLETTSKILGNFAFFSGDYKEFLGEKSLCEEFLSEESLDKSIENIPKASDTIQGKNGDKKSDEKSVFLFLDPPYFSASKSKLYGKKGILHTTFNHCELCEMLKSTKHKFLLTYDDSAFIRDLYKDFCLKEWSLQYGMNNFKQTNAPKGKELLISNFDLAKSVAQNSLFSA; encoded by the coding sequence ATGAATGAAGCAAAACTCATCAAATCCCCTTTGCGCTACCCCGGTGGCAAATCCCGTGCGCTTAAATTCCTCTCTCAATTTTTGCCAAAGGACATAGATGAGTTTAGAGAGCCCTTTTTTGGCGGTGGTTCGCTTGGACTCTATGTCGCGCAAAATCACAGCAAAACAAAAATCTATGCAAACGACTTAAATTATGAGCTGTTTTGCTTTTGGCAAAGTTTGCAGAGGGATTGCGCGGGGCTAATCTCGGGAATCTTGAAGTTAAAAAACCGCTTTGCAGAGGGCAAGGAGCTGTATAAATTTATCCTCTCTCGGCGCAATGATGAGCTAGATGAGCTTACGCGCGGGATTGACTTTTTTATCCTCAATCGCATTACATTCTCTGGCGTGGTGGATAGTGGCGGGTATTCGCAGAAATCTTATGAGAGCAGATTTACGCCAAGTAGCATAGAGCGACTAGAGACAACGAGTAAGATTTTGGGGAATTTTGCGTTTTTTAGTGGCGATTATAAGGAGTTTTTGGGCGAAAAATCTTTGTGTGAGGAGTTTTTGAGCGAGGAATCGTTGGATAAAAGCATAGAAAATATCCCAAAAGCAAGCGATACAATTCAGGGCAAAAACGGCGACAAAAAGAGCGATGAAAAAAGCGTTTTCCTCTTTTTAGACCCGCCATACTTTAGTGCTAGCAAATCAAAACTCTATGGCAAAAAGGGCATTTTGCATACCACATTTAATCACTGCGAGCTGTGCGAAATGCTAAAATCCACCAAGCACAAATTCTTGCTTACTTATGATGATAGCGCGTTTATCCGCGATTTGTATAAGGATTTTTGCCTAAAGGAGTGGAGCTTGCAATACGGAATGAATAACTTTAAGCAGACAAACGCCCCAAAGGGCAAGGAGCTGCTTATCAGCAATTTTGACTTGGCAAAAAGTGTGGCACAAAATTCGCTATTTAGTGCTTAA
- a CDS encoding aldo/keto reductase, translating into MKNTTQYNHARRGFIKTSATLALGLALPSLPPFLSSALAKDAKATKTTTLNNGISIPLVGFGTSRMQGSECQKAVENALEVGYRLIDTAQMYGNESDVGNAINSALKGGKLKRKELFITTKLSSDMSYEETLKATQESLKKLQIDYVDLLLLHRNFPQSVPMYKAMEKLRKEGKIKSLGISNFTPEVYSEFVKKCETLPVLNQMETHIFYQQKPLREVMKSYGTKLEAWSPFANGKNDFFANPTLVSIAKKHGKTPAQIALRFLVEQDIIVIPKTAKKERMIENISIFDFALDSTDREALNALDTNEPLFKWF; encoded by the coding sequence ATGAAAAACACCACACAATACAATCACGCACGCAGAGGATTTATAAAAACTTCTGCCACTCTTGCACTAGGCTTAGCACTCCCATCACTTCCTCCATTTCTCTCATCTGCACTTGCCAAAGACGCAAAAGCTACAAAAACCACCACGCTAAATAATGGCATATCAATCCCACTTGTAGGGTTTGGCACTTCGCGTATGCAGGGAAGCGAGTGTCAAAAAGCCGTAGAAAACGCACTAGAAGTAGGCTATCGACTAATTGATACAGCCCAAATGTATGGTAATGAAAGCGATGTAGGCAACGCGATAAATTCCGCACTAAAAGGCGGGAAGCTAAAGCGCAAAGAGCTATTTATCACTACCAAACTTTCAAGCGATATGAGCTATGAAGAAACACTAAAAGCCACGCAAGAATCGCTAAAAAAACTCCAAATTGATTATGTGGATTTACTACTTTTGCATAGGAATTTCCCACAATCTGTGCCTATGTATAAAGCGATGGAAAAGCTACGCAAAGAGGGCAAAATCAAATCTCTTGGGATTTCAAATTTTACCCCTGAAGTTTATAGTGAGTTTGTCAAAAAGTGTGAAACACTCCCCGTGCTAAACCAAATGGAAACGCATATCTTTTATCAGCAAAAGCCTTTAAGAGAAGTGATGAAAAGCTATGGCACGAAGCTAGAAGCGTGGAGTCCTTTTGCCAATGGCAAAAACGACTTTTTTGCAAACCCCACACTTGTGTCTATCGCCAAAAAGCACGGCAAAACTCCCGCTCAAATCGCCCTTAGATTTTTAGTCGAGCAAGATATTATCGTTATCCCAAAAACTGCAAAAAAAGAGCGAATGATAGAAAATATCAGCATTTTTGACTTTGCACTTGATAGCACAGATAGAGAAGCCCTAAACGCACTAGATACCAATGAGCCTTTATTTAAGTGGTTTTAG
- a CDS encoding MFS transporter has product MNPSNLLAWLNFFVADVRDGLGPFLGVFLLQNGFGEAQVGLISTISHIIALALGVPCGILVDKTTRKKECIALFITLIMLFCSLNYFFPSFIFTLLAQCLVALSGVFLAPAFAALTLGIIGVKHYPLQCARNEAYKHAGTAFGAALSFVLALHFGIASVFVITALLGGCSLVVLGLIRSECIDDFTARGEIRESANYAEQKGAGQEGAKQNGARKSGVGKVVSIWALFADKRVVFLSVIMFCFHLSNAAMLPLLSQRAQKLGIDSSGAYAAATILIAQSTMILVAFACGRALGRNQADNAKENVAGGNVASENLTVENHAVGNQSHAQSHTDDKNSSQNLAQSTQQNQAQNTTQNLPQNPLPAQPKRHNNSEFKLYFWLFFACFFALIIRGGIAANFAGIGGMIFTQILDGIGAGVSGVIVPVIVAFMLRGSGHINAGLALVLTCGGLGAALSNGIGGYFAQFYGYLYAYLFLGTVAMLGLILWCAGAKMLMQKYNA; this is encoded by the coding sequence ATGAATCCTAGCAATCTCTTAGCGTGGCTAAATTTCTTTGTAGCCGATGTGCGCGATGGCTTGGGACCATTTTTGGGTGTGTTTTTACTCCAAAACGGCTTTGGCGAAGCTCAAGTGGGGCTGATTTCGACCATTAGCCACATTATCGCGCTCGCTCTTGGTGTGCCTTGCGGGATTTTGGTGGATAAAACCACGCGCAAAAAGGAGTGCATCGCGCTTTTCATCACGCTTATTATGCTTTTTTGCTCGCTGAATTACTTTTTCCCCTCATTTATTTTTACACTCCTTGCACAATGCCTAGTCGCCCTTAGTGGCGTGTTTTTAGCCCCTGCCTTTGCCGCGCTCACGCTTGGAATCATCGGCGTGAAGCACTACCCGCTTCAATGCGCTCGCAATGAAGCCTACAAGCACGCAGGCACAGCATTTGGTGCGGCTCTTAGCTTTGTGCTTGCTCTGCACTTTGGCATAGCAAGTGTGTTTGTGATTACCGCGCTACTTGGTGGCTGCTCGCTTGTGGTGCTAGGGCTTATTAGAAGCGAGTGTATCGATGATTTTACCGCGCGAGGCGAGATAAGAGAGAGCGCAAACTATGCAGAGCAAAAAGGTGCTGGGCAAGAGGGCGCGAAGCAAAATGGGGCAAGGAAAAGTGGAGTGGGAAAAGTCGTAAGCATTTGGGCATTGTTTGCCGATAAACGCGTGGTGTTTTTAAGCGTGATAATGTTTTGCTTCCACCTAAGCAACGCCGCAATGCTCCCACTGCTAAGCCAAAGGGCGCAAAAGCTAGGCATTGACTCAAGCGGGGCTTATGCGGCTGCTACGATACTTATCGCACAAAGCACGATGATACTTGTGGCATTTGCTTGCGGGAGGGCATTAGGACGCAATCAAGCTGATAATGCAAAGGAAAATGTTGCAGGTGGAAATGTCGCGAGTGAAAACCTCACGGTGGAAAACCACGCAGTAGGGAATCAAAGCCACGCGCAAAGCCACACAGATGACAAAAACAGCTCCCAAAATCTCGCGCAAAGCACGCAGCAAAATCAAGCACAAAATACGACACAAAATCTGCCACAAAATCCCTTGCCAGCGCAACCAAAAAGGCATAATAATTCAGAATTTAAACTCTATTTTTGGCTCTTTTTTGCCTGCTTTTTTGCACTCATCATTCGCGGAGGCATTGCGGCAAACTTCGCAGGCATAGGTGGAATGATTTTCACACAGATTTTAGATGGCATAGGTGCGGGGGTAAGTGGCGTAATCGTCCCTGTCATCGTGGCATTTATGCTTCGTGGGAGCGGGCATATCAACGCAGGGCTTGCGCTCGTGCTTACCTGCGGGGGACTTGGTGCGGCACTAAGCAACGGGATTGGCGGATATTTCGCGCAATTTTATGGCTACCTATACGCGTATCTTTTCTTAGGCACAGTGGCTATGCTTGGACTAATCCTATGGTGCGCAGGCGCAAAAATGCTAATGCAAAAATATAATGCCTAA
- a CDS encoding SMR family transporter: protein MTLAFLLIVLSGLLDVLANLALAKSDGFKKLWWGLLALLLVDSVFLFLAFALDLGMELPVAYTLWGAIGILGTVIGGYYWFAQKLKPIGFVGIALVLIAVYLLHFA from the coding sequence ATGACACTAGCATTTTTACTCATCGTGCTTTCTGGCTTGCTAGATGTGCTTGCCAATCTCGCCCTAGCAAAATCCGATGGCTTCAAAAAACTTTGGTGGGGGCTACTCGCGCTACTTCTTGTGGATAGCGTGTTTTTGTTTTTGGCTTTCGCACTTGATTTGGGAATGGAACTCCCTGTGGCTTACACGCTATGGGGAGCGATAGGGATTTTAGGCACGGTGATTGGCGGGTATTATTGGTTTGCGCAAAAGCTAAAGCCCATAGGATTTGTGGGAATCGCACTCGTGCTTATCGCCGTGTATTTATTACACTTTGCGTAA